A single genomic interval of Polynucleobacter necessarius harbors:
- a CDS encoding pseudouridine synthase: MTSANENNSSTVVNPSATPSNSDAAPSNADGQKAEGGEGGERRPRRQGSGKRPFNKKRPFNKDRPRREGGEANGPREGGNNPSSKLVPNAVESEALFASVVSGEFDAALDAPEIEEAKNPDGVSESEISHQTGAERRAQRAQRSREDEDPDAPTEDEVSSLQFANVDDLPLSLRDEVWADLDGLDDDADDEDTVKLHKVLADAGMGSRRDMEDLIIQGRVSVNGLSAHIGQRIGPTDQVRINGKPVHRKIQTKPPRVIMYHKPAGEIVSQSDPEGRPTVFDRLPKPGQGRWIAVGRLDFNTEGLLLFTTSGELANRLMHPRYGVEREYAVRIFGELSQENTSLLKSGITLDDGQAKFLRLAMGGGDGANRWYHVALNEGRNREVRRMFEAVGHTVSRLIRTRYGIFLLPPRLRRGKWEEIEAGGIYNLMKSAGLKMPQPQDKGRGPNPNNRDRRPAGENFQPDPMQTSVSYWGSRDALTLASGHNGLTHQGRGGKSGGGGFGEGRGPFRGRTQGGRPGQGGQGGRSGQGWQGQNRSKGGKVHHSQSAFVTGNPQTPGNGPKRGGPKGRKPLKKGHRKPRNPGESF, translated from the coding sequence ATGACAAGCGCCAACGAAAACAATTCATCCACGGTAGTCAATCCATCGGCAACCCCTTCCAATTCAGACGCTGCGCCATCAAATGCTGATGGCCAGAAGGCTGAGGGTGGGGAGGGTGGAGAACGTCGCCCACGCCGCCAAGGCTCAGGCAAACGCCCATTTAATAAGAAGCGTCCATTCAATAAAGATCGGCCACGTCGTGAGGGTGGCGAAGCTAATGGCCCACGAGAGGGCGGCAATAACCCATCCTCCAAGTTGGTTCCAAATGCGGTAGAGAGCGAAGCCTTATTTGCTTCAGTAGTCTCCGGTGAATTTGATGCGGCTTTAGATGCGCCAGAAATTGAAGAAGCAAAAAATCCTGATGGTGTGAGCGAGAGCGAGATTTCTCATCAAACTGGCGCTGAGCGTCGCGCACAGCGCGCTCAGCGTTCGCGTGAGGATGAGGATCCGGATGCGCCAACAGAAGACGAAGTCAGTAGTTTGCAATTTGCGAATGTGGATGATTTACCGCTGAGTTTGCGTGATGAAGTTTGGGCAGATCTGGATGGTCTTGATGACGACGCTGACGATGAAGACACGGTTAAGTTGCACAAGGTCTTGGCTGATGCTGGCATGGGGTCACGCCGCGATATGGAGGACTTGATTATTCAAGGACGTGTATCGGTTAACGGATTGTCGGCTCATATTGGTCAACGTATCGGACCTACGGATCAAGTGCGTATTAATGGCAAGCCTGTGCATCGCAAGATTCAGACTAAGCCACCACGTGTAATCATGTATCACAAGCCTGCTGGTGAAATCGTGAGTCAATCAGATCCAGAGGGTCGTCCAACTGTGTTTGATCGTTTACCAAAGCCGGGTCAAGGGCGTTGGATTGCCGTAGGTCGATTGGACTTTAATACTGAAGGTTTATTGCTTTTCACTACTTCTGGTGAATTGGCCAATCGTTTGATGCACCCTCGTTATGGTGTTGAGCGTGAATATGCTGTCCGCATTTTTGGTGAGTTGAGTCAAGAAAACACATCCCTATTGAAGAGTGGGATTACGCTCGATGATGGCCAGGCTAAATTCTTGCGCTTGGCAATGGGTGGTGGTGATGGCGCTAACCGTTGGTATCACGTTGCATTAAATGAGGGTCGTAATCGCGAAGTGCGTCGCATGTTTGAAGCGGTGGGACATACAGTCTCTCGCTTAATTCGAACTCGTTATGGCATCTTCTTGTTGCCTCCACGTTTAAGACGGGGTAAATGGGAAGAGATTGAGGCTGGCGGTATCTATAACTTGATGAAGTCTGCTGGCTTAAAAATGCCGCAGCCACAAGACAAGGGTCGTGGCCCAAATCCAAATAATCGTGATCGTCGTCCTGCTGGCGAGAATTTTCAGCCTGATCCAATGCAAACCTCGGTTTCTTATTGGGGTTCTCGTGACGCCTTAACCTTAGCGAGCGGCCATAATGGCTTAACGCACCAGGGTAGAGGCGGCAAGTCTGGCGGCGGAGGTTTTGGTGAAGGTCGCGGGCCTTTCCGAGGTCGCACCCAGGGCGGTAGACCAGGTCAGGGTGGTCAAGGTGGGCGTAGTGGTCAAGGTTGGCAAGGCCAAAATCGCAGTAAAGGTGGCAAAGTTCATCATAGCCAGTCTGCTTTTGTGACTGGCAACCCGCAGACCCCTGGAAATGGCCCAAAAAGAGGTGGACCAAAAGGGCGCAAACCCTTGAAGAAAGGACATAGAAAACCGCGCAATCCAGGCGAAAGCTTCTGA
- the infB gene encoding translation initiation factor IF-2: protein MATTVKVLAKELKRTAPDLLERLKAAGIEKGSEDDSITEKDKTVLLEHLQKAHGSADTGARKKITLIKRESSEIRQADSAGRTRTVQVEVRKKRVLVKAGDKAPEETPAAPVKETVPAAPAKPIISEEELEKRAAAATRQAELLARQEAEMKAAEEVRQKEAAAPVVKEVAPVDEAPAAAAVVSEKKAEANKVEKDLAASKEKELADIRARRAAAEAEALAIRDMMSAPARVLKAPSEITAEEAKKGTLHKPAKAEGADDKKKAVAKVGGKTIKSSETSSTWQEEGAKKPGGLKTRGDSSGGVGGWRSGGGRKKQRQIAEANVDTNFQVPTEPVVRDVHVPETITVAELAHAMAVKSAGVIKLLMGMGQMVTINQVLDQDTAMIIVEEMGHKAHAAKLDDPDLDLGTDGHDAELLPRPPVVTVMGHVDHGKTSLLDKIRAAKVATGEAGGITQHIGAYHVETQRGMITFLDTPGHEAFTAMRARGAKATDIVILVVAADDGVMPQTKEAIHHAIAGGVPLVVVINKIDKPEANSERVKTELVAEQVVPEEYGGDVPFIPVSAKTGEGIDALLENVLLQSEILELKAPKEAPAQGLVIEARLDKGKGPVATILVQSGTLKRGDMLLAGSTFGRVRAMMDENGKPCNEAGPSIPVEIQGLAEVPAAGESVQVVSDERKAREIALFRQGKFRDVKLAKQQAVTLENMMENMGEGAIEAKLLPLIIKADVQGSQEALSQSLMKLSTPEVKVQIVHAAVGGITETDVNLAVASKAVIIGFNSRADAAARKLAENNGVDIRYHNIIYDAVDEVKLALSGMLTPDKKEEITGLVEIRQVFLVSKVGAIAGCLVVDGIVKRTSSVRLLRDNVVIWTGELDSLKRFKDDAKEVRSGVECGLSLKGYNDIKEGDQLEVFEVNEVARSL, encoded by the coding sequence ATGGCAACAACAGTAAAAGTACTAGCTAAAGAATTAAAACGTACCGCGCCAGACCTTTTAGAGCGGTTGAAGGCGGCCGGCATTGAAAAAGGTTCTGAGGACGATAGCATCACCGAAAAGGACAAAACTGTCCTGCTCGAGCATTTGCAAAAAGCACATGGCAGCGCAGATACTGGCGCTCGTAAAAAGATTACTTTAATCAAGCGTGAGAGTTCTGAGATTCGTCAGGCAGACTCTGCTGGACGTACTCGCACCGTGCAAGTGGAAGTTCGCAAAAAGCGTGTGCTAGTAAAAGCAGGGGATAAAGCTCCTGAAGAAACTCCAGCAGCACCAGTTAAAGAAACTGTTCCTGCCGCGCCAGCTAAGCCAATTATTTCTGAGGAAGAGCTAGAGAAGCGCGCAGCTGCAGCAACTCGCCAGGCTGAATTGCTAGCCCGCCAAGAGGCGGAAATGAAGGCGGCTGAAGAGGTGCGCCAAAAAGAGGCGGCTGCTCCAGTGGTTAAGGAAGTTGCTCCTGTGGATGAGGCGCCAGCCGCTGCCGCAGTTGTATCAGAGAAAAAGGCTGAAGCTAACAAAGTTGAAAAAGATTTAGCTGCTAGCAAAGAAAAAGAATTGGCAGATATTCGTGCGCGTCGTGCTGCTGCCGAAGCGGAAGCTTTAGCGATTCGCGACATGATGAGTGCCCCAGCTCGTGTTCTAAAAGCGCCAAGTGAAATTACTGCAGAAGAAGCGAAAAAAGGCACTTTGCATAAACCTGCAAAAGCAGAAGGCGCCGACGACAAAAAGAAAGCGGTCGCTAAAGTTGGCGGCAAAACGATTAAATCTTCTGAGACATCCTCTACTTGGCAAGAAGAAGGTGCCAAGAAACCTGGTGGCCTCAAGACTCGCGGTGATTCATCGGGTGGAGTTGGCGGTTGGCGTTCAGGCGGTGGCCGTAAGAAGCAACGTCAAATTGCTGAAGCCAACGTGGATACCAACTTCCAGGTTCCAACAGAACCAGTGGTACGTGATGTGCATGTTCCAGAGACGATTACTGTTGCTGAGTTAGCTCACGCAATGGCGGTCAAGAGTGCAGGAGTGATTAAGTTGTTGATGGGTATGGGCCAAATGGTCACCATTAACCAGGTACTTGATCAAGATACTGCTATGATCATCGTTGAGGAGATGGGTCATAAAGCCCATGCTGCCAAATTGGATGATCCAGATTTAGATTTGGGTACTGATGGTCATGATGCGGAATTGTTGCCACGTCCACCAGTAGTAACGGTGATGGGTCACGTTGACCACGGTAAAACTTCTTTGCTCGATAAGATTCGCGCTGCAAAAGTAGCTACTGGTGAAGCTGGCGGCATTACTCAGCATATTGGTGCGTACCACGTGGAAACCCAGCGCGGCATGATTACCTTCTTGGATACTCCAGGTCACGAAGCCTTTACGGCAATGCGTGCTCGTGGTGCCAAGGCAACCGATATTGTGATCTTGGTGGTAGCGGCTGATGACGGCGTAATGCCGCAAACCAAAGAAGCGATTCACCATGCTATTGCTGGTGGCGTTCCATTGGTTGTGGTGATCAATAAGATTGATAAACCAGAAGCGAACTCTGAGCGTGTAAAAACAGAATTGGTTGCAGAGCAAGTAGTTCCCGAGGAATACGGTGGCGATGTGCCATTTATTCCGGTTTCCGCTAAAACAGGTGAAGGCATTGATGCATTGCTCGAGAACGTTCTCTTGCAATCGGAAATTTTGGAACTCAAGGCGCCAAAAGAGGCTCCAGCACAAGGTTTGGTCATTGAAGCTCGTTTGGATAAAGGCAAGGGCCCAGTTGCAACTATATTGGTTCAATCTGGCACGCTCAAGCGTGGCGACATGTTATTAGCTGGCTCTACATTTGGTCGCGTACGCGCTATGATGGATGAGAACGGTAAGCCATGTAATGAGGCTGGCCCATCGATTCCTGTGGAAATTCAAGGCTTGGCAGAAGTTCCTGCAGCGGGTGAGTCAGTTCAGGTGGTATCAGATGAACGTAAGGCTCGTGAGATTGCATTATTCCGTCAAGGCAAGTTCCGTGATGTGAAGCTCGCTAAGCAGCAAGCAGTCACGCTTGAAAACATGATGGAAAACATGGGTGAAGGCGCGATTGAGGCGAAGTTGTTGCCACTCATCATCAAGGCAGACGTTCAAGGCTCTCAAGAAGCTTTATCCCAGTCTTTAATGAAGCTTTCTACTCCAGAGGTGAAAGTGCAAATCGTTCACGCTGCGGTAGGTGGCATCACTGAAACTGACGTGAACTTAGCAGTTGCTTCTAAAGCGGTGATTATTGGCTTTAACTCCCGCGCAGATGCAGCAGCGCGTAAGTTGGCCGAGAACAATGGCGTGGATATTCGTTATCACAACATTATTTATGACGCTGTAGATGAAGTGAAGTTAGCTCTGAGTGGTATGCTGACTCCAGATAAGAAAGAAGAAATCACTGGTCTCGTTGAGATTCGTCAGGTCTTCTTGGTATCTAAAGTGGGCGCGATTGCTGGTTGCTTGGTTGTTGACGGTATCGTTAAACGTACTTCAAGCGTTCGTCTCTTGCGTGACAACGTGGTTATTTGGACTGGCGAGCTGGATTCTCTCAAACGCTTTAAAGATGACGCAAAAGAAGTTCGTTCCGGTGTTGAGTGCGGTCTGTCATTAAAAGGTTATAACGACATCAAAGAAGGCGATCAGCTCGAGGTGTTTGAGGTAAATGAAGTGGCGCGTTCACTCTAA
- the rimP gene encoding ribosome maturation factor RimP, producing the protein MKDQQVISAELENLGYTLVDIEREAGGLLRVTIENPDYERLITVLDCEKVSHQLSYTLPVENIPYERLEISSPGLDRPVKSAADFERFAGMQVDLKLRVAVGNRKNFRGELQGLLSGELNSPDAKFGLVFEGADGQPSQLEFSLAEVDKTRLVPVIDFKGRKS; encoded by the coding sequence GTGAAGGATCAGCAGGTTATTTCTGCAGAGCTGGAAAACTTGGGTTACACGCTAGTTGATATTGAGCGTGAAGCCGGAGGTTTGTTGCGCGTCACGATTGAAAACCCAGATTATGAGCGCTTGATTACGGTGTTGGATTGCGAAAAGGTGAGTCATCAGTTGAGCTATACCTTGCCCGTTGAAAACATTCCTTACGAGCGCTTAGAGATTTCATCCCCAGGATTGGATCGTCCGGTAAAAAGCGCTGCTGATTTTGAGCGCTTCGCTGGTATGCAAGTAGATTTGAAGTTGCGTGTTGCCGTTGGTAATCGCAAGAATTTTCGTGGTGAGTTGCAAGGCTTGCTGAGTGGTGAATTGAATTCACCAGACGCAAAGTTTGGTTTGGTATTTGAGGGTGCTGATGGTCAGCCTTCTCAATTGGAGTTTTCTTTAGCCGAAGTCGATAAGACTCGGTTGGTCCCTGTTATTGATTTCAAAGGAAGAAAGTCATGA
- the nusA gene encoding transcription termination factor NusA, translating to MSREVLMLADSLAREKNVEQAIVFEALEMALASATKKRYATEDVDIRVSIDRDTGEYQTFRRWLVVPNEAGLQEPDKEILQFEAQEQLADIEVGDYIEEQIESLAFGRIGAQAAKQVILRRIRDAEREQILNDYLERGEKIMTGTVKRADKNGLIIESGRVEALLRRDQMIPKENLRSGDRVRAYILKVDREARGPQIELSRTCPEFLIKLFENEVPEMEQGLLEIKGAARDPGIRAKIAVITYDKRIDPIGTCVGVRGTRVTAVRNEVAGEAVDIVLWSEDPAQFVIGVLAPAQVSSIVVDEERHAMDVVVDEENLAIAIGRIGQNVRLASDLTGWQINIMTPEESAEKTEKEASSVRQLFMDKLDVDQEVADILIEEGFNTLEEVAYVPLSEMLEIDSFDEDTVNELRTRARDSLLTMELAKEDRIGEVSQDLRSLKGMTTELIAKLAENQVHTRDDLAELAVDELVEATQIDEETAKTLIMKAREHWFTS from the coding sequence ATGAGCCGAGAAGTTCTCATGTTGGCAGACTCGTTAGCGCGTGAAAAAAACGTTGAACAAGCTATCGTATTTGAAGCGCTGGAGATGGCTTTAGCCTCTGCAACTAAGAAGCGTTATGCGACAGAAGACGTGGATATCCGCGTTTCAATTGATCGCGATACTGGTGAATACCAAACCTTCCGTCGTTGGTTGGTTGTTCCAAACGAAGCCGGTTTGCAAGAGCCGGATAAAGAGATTTTGCAATTTGAAGCCCAAGAGCAACTTGCCGACATCGAAGTTGGCGACTATATCGAAGAGCAAATTGAATCTTTAGCATTCGGCCGCATTGGCGCACAAGCTGCCAAACAAGTGATCTTGCGGCGCATTCGCGATGCTGAGCGTGAACAGATTTTGAACGACTACCTTGAGCGTGGCGAAAAAATCATGACTGGTACCGTTAAACGCGCCGACAAAAATGGCCTCATCATTGAATCCGGTCGCGTTGAAGCATTGCTGCGTCGCGATCAAATGATTCCAAAAGAGAACTTACGTTCTGGTGACCGTGTGCGTGCATACATTCTTAAAGTGGATCGCGAAGCACGCGGCCCACAAATCGAACTCTCACGCACTTGCCCAGAATTTTTGATCAAGTTGTTTGAGAACGAAGTTCCAGAGATGGAGCAAGGTTTGCTCGAGATCAAAGGCGCTGCCCGTGATCCTGGTATCCGCGCGAAAATCGCCGTGATTACTTACGATAAGCGTATCGATCCAATTGGTACTTGCGTTGGTGTTCGTGGTACTCGTGTTACTGCTGTCCGCAATGAAGTTGCTGGCGAAGCAGTTGATATCGTTTTATGGTCTGAAGATCCAGCCCAATTTGTGATTGGCGTCTTGGCTCCAGCCCAAGTGTCTTCTATCGTGGTTGACGAAGAGCGCCATGCAATGGATGTGGTGGTTGATGAAGAAAACTTGGCAATCGCAATTGGCCGCATCGGACAAAACGTTCGTTTGGCGAGTGATTTGACTGGTTGGCAAATCAACATCATGACTCCTGAAGAGTCAGCTGAAAAAACAGAAAAAGAAGCTTCTTCTGTACGCCAATTATTTATGGATAAGTTGGATGTGGATCAAGAAGTGGCGGATATTTTGATTGAAGAAGGCTTTAATACATTGGAAGAAGTGGCTTATGTACCATTGTCTGAAATGTTGGAGATCGACTCTTTCGATGAAGACACAGTGAATGAGTTGCGTACTCGCGCCCGTGATTCTTTGTTAACGATGGAGTTGGCAAAAGAAGACCGTATTGGCGAGGTGTCACAAGACTTGCGCTCATTAAAAGGCATGACAACAGAACTGATTGCCAAGCTTGCTGAAAATCAAGTTCATACCCGTGATGACCTTGCTGAACTGGCTGTTGATGAGCTGGTTGAGGCGACACAAATTGACGAAGAAACTGCGAAAACGCTCATCATGAAAGCGCGCGAACATTGGTTTACTTCATGA